In Salinibacterium sp. ZJ70, one DNA window encodes the following:
- a CDS encoding ExeM/NucH family extracellular endonuclease, which yields MTALTRQRAHRPRRTLASVASAAAASLALTALAAAPAVAAEVTHTIAEVQGTDAATPLSGQVVTVEGVVTGYYAAPSNYRGLYLQTAGSGGDVDATPGASDGIFVYVNNAYPQVAVGDLVRVTGVAGENNGQTQITSTDTAAFETIQVAAGLPAATPLPDSVVGGAREAFEGMLVQPTGDYRLASSHELFSFGSLWLAAGGELVKSTEVADAGAEADAIAAANLARRLIVDDGYSIRVDNSQHVGQQPYFTADTVVRGGDRFVAPEKPMILGYGFDAWRLQPQVPITDASDASYKPTFETLNPRPATAPEVGGDVQFGSFNVFNYFTTFGGQARGAANAEQFAKQKAKIVAAINGLGADVVALQEIENSIELGEPSDEALADLVAGLNAAAGAGTWDYVRTPAALQTPGAEDIIMTAIIFKPSVVEPVGDSFADVDPTWDIARTPIAQTFELGTGRLITVVVNHLKSKTPPSGNTAPEPADGQGFFNAERVAQAQRLVGFVNAIAADPAKSSDVILMGDFNAYSEEDPIQVFREAGLVDLVADRTDGQYTYTFNGELGSLDHALVTGSLAQSITGVGVWGINSPEWSDRGYAFGATDGTSPYRSSDHDPILVGVSADREPVTIDVLSINDFHGRLEAAAGVGGAAVLGGMVRSYEAANPNTLFVGAGDLIGASTFTSFIQNDQPTIDALNAIGLDASAFGNHEFDQGRADVDGRILQEAEWPYLAANLYDRATGQPAYQEYELRTFQGVTIGFIGAVTEDLPSLVSPDGIASLDVREVVPEVNRVADQLSDGDAANGEADVLVLLVHEGAATTDISSATDGSDFGRLVTGASAEIDMIVSGHTHLAYDHDVPIAGTDRTRPVLSAGQYGAMYAHSQVVFDPETGEVSIESTLHDLPGAFPPDPEVAQIVADAVEVARELGNVSLGSITQDIPRGATAAGAENRGSESPLANLIADAQLAATADLGTQIAIMNPGGVRGSLIYASSGAHDPDGNVTYAEAAAIQPFANTLVTTNLTGAQLKAVLEQQWQPAGEPRPFLKLAFSDGFEVVTDPDRPQGERIIAMSFQGEPVLPDQTFKIVTNSFLAAGGDAFTAFAGGTGTVDSGRIDLDAFVAYIGDNSPVTPRLEQRAVSATLTPPANGTAYQPGEQVTAQLRGLAFSAGGPTTGDAAILSGDEVLGTAPMMFEITDVFDNQGQATISFAIPSGVSGTVPLTITGPGGTAIDLPIEVAQVAPPVRVGTDTSASAPLLSFGGKVTYNVKVTTDDRSKPVGTVTIRDGLKVIATVDVTAADNGKLAVKLPKLSRGIHLLTAQFAGDGFRSSLSWPSIVIVI from the coding sequence ATGACAGCTCTCACCCGGCAGCGCGCGCACCGACCCCGGCGCACCCTGGCATCCGTCGCATCAGCTGCGGCAGCGTCCCTCGCACTCACCGCCCTCGCCGCCGCTCCCGCGGTCGCCGCCGAGGTCACCCACACGATCGCCGAGGTGCAGGGCACCGACGCCGCGACCCCCCTCAGCGGGCAGGTCGTCACCGTCGAAGGCGTCGTCACCGGCTACTACGCGGCCCCCTCCAACTACCGGGGCCTGTACCTGCAGACCGCGGGATCCGGCGGCGACGTCGACGCGACGCCCGGTGCGAGCGACGGCATCTTCGTCTACGTCAACAACGCGTACCCGCAGGTCGCCGTCGGCGACCTCGTGCGCGTCACGGGCGTCGCGGGCGAGAACAACGGGCAGACCCAGATCACCTCGACCGACACGGCCGCTTTCGAGACCATTCAGGTTGCCGCCGGGCTCCCGGCGGCGACACCGCTCCCCGACAGCGTCGTCGGCGGAGCGCGTGAAGCCTTCGAAGGCATGCTCGTGCAGCCGACCGGCGACTACCGCCTCGCGTCCAGTCACGAGCTGTTCAGCTTCGGCTCCCTGTGGCTCGCCGCCGGCGGCGAGCTCGTGAAGTCGACGGAGGTCGCGGATGCTGGTGCAGAAGCGGATGCGATCGCGGCCGCCAACCTCGCGCGCCGGCTGATCGTCGACGACGGCTACAGCATCCGCGTCGACAACTCACAGCACGTCGGCCAGCAGCCGTACTTCACCGCGGACACGGTCGTCCGGGGCGGCGACCGGTTCGTGGCGCCCGAGAAGCCGATGATCCTCGGCTACGGTTTCGACGCGTGGCGGCTTCAGCCGCAGGTGCCGATCACGGATGCGAGTGACGCGAGCTACAAGCCGACGTTCGAGACGCTCAACCCGCGCCCGGCGACCGCCCCCGAGGTGGGCGGTGACGTGCAGTTCGGCAGCTTCAACGTCTTCAACTACTTCACGACCTTCGGCGGTCAGGCGCGCGGCGCGGCCAATGCCGAGCAGTTCGCCAAGCAGAAGGCCAAGATCGTCGCGGCGATCAACGGCCTCGGCGCGGACGTCGTGGCGCTGCAGGAGATCGAGAACTCGATCGAGCTCGGCGAGCCCTCGGATGAGGCGCTCGCGGACCTCGTCGCGGGCCTCAACGCGGCGGCGGGCGCGGGCACCTGGGACTACGTGCGCACCCCCGCGGCGCTGCAGACCCCCGGCGCCGAGGACATCATCATGACGGCGATCATCTTCAAGCCGTCCGTGGTCGAGCCGGTGGGCGACAGCTTCGCCGACGTCGACCCGACGTGGGACATCGCCCGCACCCCCATCGCGCAGACCTTCGAGCTCGGCACGGGCCGCCTCATCACGGTCGTCGTGAACCACCTCAAGTCGAAGACGCCGCCCTCGGGAAACACGGCACCCGAGCCGGCCGACGGCCAGGGCTTCTTCAACGCGGAGCGCGTCGCACAGGCGCAGCGTCTCGTGGGCTTCGTGAACGCGATCGCGGCCGATCCGGCCAAGAGCTCCGACGTCATCCTGATGGGCGACTTCAACGCGTACAGCGAGGAGGACCCGATCCAGGTGTTCCGTGAGGCGGGTCTCGTCGACCTCGTCGCCGACCGCACCGATGGGCAGTACACCTACACGTTCAACGGCGAGCTCGGCTCGCTCGACCACGCGCTCGTCACCGGATCGCTCGCGCAGTCGATCACGGGCGTCGGCGTCTGGGGCATCAACTCGCCCGAGTGGAGCGACCGCGGCTACGCGTTCGGGGCCACAGACGGCACGAGCCCCTACCGCTCGAGCGATCACGACCCGATCCTCGTCGGGGTCTCCGCCGACCGCGAGCCGGTCACGATCGACGTGCTCAGCATCAACGACTTCCACGGGCGCCTCGAGGCGGCCGCGGGGGTCGGCGGTGCCGCGGTGCTCGGCGGCATGGTGCGCAGCTACGAGGCGGCCAACCCCAACACGCTCTTCGTGGGTGCGGGCGACCTCATCGGCGCCTCCACGTTCACCTCGTTCATCCAGAACGACCAGCCCACCATCGACGCCCTCAATGCGATCGGGCTCGACGCGAGCGCCTTCGGCAACCACGAGTTCGATCAGGGTCGAGCGGATGTCGACGGCCGCATCCTGCAGGAGGCCGAGTGGCCGTATCTCGCGGCGAACCTCTATGACCGCGCGACGGGCCAGCCGGCCTACCAGGAGTACGAGCTGCGCACCTTCCAGGGGGTGACGATCGGCTTCATCGGTGCGGTCACCGAGGATCTGCCGAGCCTTGTGAGCCCCGACGGCATCGCGAGCCTCGACGTGCGCGAGGTCGTACCCGAGGTGAACCGCGTGGCTGATCAGCTCTCCGACGGGGACGCCGCCAACGGCGAAGCCGACGTGCTCGTGCTGCTCGTGCACGAGGGTGCGGCGACGACAGACATCTCGTCGGCGACCGACGGCTCCGACTTCGGTCGGCTCGTCACCGGTGCGAGCGCCGAGATCGACATGATCGTCTCGGGGCACACGCACCTCGCGTACGACCACGACGTGCCGATCGCCGGCACCGACCGCACGCGTCCCGTCCTCTCGGCGGGTCAGTACGGGGCGATGTACGCGCACTCGCAGGTCGTGTTCGACCCCGAGACGGGCGAGGTGTCGATCGAATCGACGCTGCACGACCTCCCGGGCGCCTTCCCGCCCGACCCCGAGGTGGCGCAGATCGTGGCGGACGCGGTGGAGGTCGCCCGTGAGCTCGGCAACGTGTCGCTCGGCTCGATCACGCAGGACATCCCGCGCGGTGCGACGGCGGCGGGTGCGGAGAATCGCGGCAGCGAGTCGCCGCTCGCGAACCTCATCGCCGACGCCCAGCTCGCAGCCACGGCCGATCTCGGCACGCAGATCGCGATCATGAACCCGGGCGGTGTCCGGGGAAGCCTGATCTACGCGTCGAGCGGCGCGCACGATCCGGACGGCAACGTCACGTACGCAGAGGCGGCGGCGATCCAGCCGTTCGCGAACACGCTCGTGACGACCAACCTCACGGGCGCGCAGCTGAAGGCGGTGCTCGAGCAGCAATGGCAGCCGGCGGGAGAGCCGCGGCCGTTCCTGAAGCTCGCGTTCTCGGACGGCTTCGAGGTCGTGACGGATCCGGATCGGCCGCAGGGCGAGCGCATCATCGCGATGTCGTTCCAGGGCGAGCCGGTGCTGCCGGATCAGACCTTCAAGATCGTGACGAACTCGTTCCTCGCGGCGGGTGGCGACGCCTTCACCGCCTTCGCGGGGGGCACGGGCACGGTCGACTCGGGTCGCATCGACCTCGATGCGTTCGTCGCCTACATCGGCGACAACTCGCCGGTGACACCGAGGCTCGAGCAGCGCGCGGTGTCGGCGACGCTCACCCCGCCGGCGAACGGCACCGCCTACCAGCCGGGCGAGCAGGTCACCGCGCAGCTGCGGGGCCTCGCGTTCAGTGCGGGCGGCCCGACGACGGGCGACGCGGCGATCCTCTCCGGCGACGAGGTGCTCGGCACGGCGCCGATGATGTTCGAGATCACCGATGTGTTCGACAACCAGGGCCAGGCGACCATCAGCTTCGCGATTCCGTCGGGGGTCTCGGGCACGGTGCCGCTCACGATCACGGGCCCGGGTGGCACGGCGATCGACCTGCCCATCGAGGTCGCGCAGGTCGCGCCCCCGGTGCGGGTCGGCACCGACACGAGCGCCTCGGCACCGCTGCTGTCGTTCGGCGGCAAGGTCACCTACAACGTCAAGGTGACGACGGACGACCGGTCGAAGCCGGTCGGAACGGTCACCATCCGCGACGGGCTCAAGGTGATCGCGACGGTCGATGTGACGGCCGCCGACAACGGGAAGCTCGCGGTGAAGCTGCCGAAGCTCTCCCGAGGGATCCACCTGCTGACGGCGCAGTTCGCTGGTGATGGGTTCCGCAGCTCGCTCAGCTGGCCCTCGATCGTCATCGTGATCTAG
- the recQ gene encoding DNA helicase RecQ: MPTAPDVLHRVFGYSEFRGDQAAIIDQVVSGGDAVVLMPTGGGKSLCYQIPALVRPGTGVVISPLIALMQDQVDALDALGVRAAFLNSTQDSGTRRLVESQLAAGEIDILYLAPERLKLDSARELLDRLDISVFAIDEAHCVSQWGHDFRPDYLGLSILHERWPSVPRIALTATATDATRREIVERLGLQEAKKFVSSFDRPNIQYRIEPKNQPLQQLLQLIRTEHPGDAGIVYCLSRASVEKTAEALVGAGIQALPYHAGLDASVRARNQARFLRDDGIVMVATIAFGMGIDKPDVRFVAHLDLPKSVEGYYQETGRAGRDGLPSTAWLAYGLQDVVQQRRMIQESEGDAAFKRRASQHLDAMLALCETVECRRVQLLNYFGQESGPCGNCDTCLNPPEAWDGTVPAQKLLSTIVRLQRERNQRFGAGHLIDILLGRETDRVRSQRHDELRTFGIGTEISEQEWRGVVRQLLAQGLLAVNSDGYGTLVITEASAAVLDGSRPVKLRREPEKVAKTAKRKAGAELPETAQPLFEALRAWRADVAREQGVPAYIVFGDATLRGIALTEPTSIEQLGEISGVGEKKLEAYGEAVLAVVANAAAAPA; this comes from the coding sequence ATGCCCACAGCCCCCGACGTGCTGCACCGTGTCTTCGGCTACTCCGAATTCCGGGGCGACCAGGCGGCCATCATCGACCAGGTGGTGTCGGGCGGCGACGCCGTCGTGCTCATGCCGACCGGCGGAGGCAAATCGCTCTGCTACCAGATCCCCGCGCTCGTGCGGCCGGGAACGGGCGTCGTCATCTCGCCGCTCATCGCCCTCATGCAGGATCAGGTCGACGCCCTCGACGCGCTCGGCGTGCGCGCCGCGTTCCTCAACTCCACCCAGGACTCCGGCACCCGGCGCCTCGTCGAGTCGCAGCTCGCGGCCGGCGAGATCGACATCCTGTATCTCGCGCCCGAGCGGCTCAAGCTCGACTCGGCGCGCGAACTGCTCGACCGCCTCGACATCTCGGTCTTCGCCATCGACGAGGCGCACTGTGTCTCGCAGTGGGGGCACGACTTCCGCCCCGACTATCTCGGGCTCTCGATCCTCCACGAACGCTGGCCGAGCGTGCCCCGCATCGCTCTCACCGCCACCGCGACCGACGCCACCCGCCGCGAGATCGTCGAACGGCTCGGGCTCCAGGAGGCGAAGAAGTTCGTCTCGAGCTTCGACCGACCCAACATCCAGTACCGCATCGAGCCGAAGAACCAGCCGCTGCAGCAGCTGCTGCAGCTCATCCGCACCGAGCACCCGGGGGACGCGGGCATCGTCTACTGCCTCTCGCGCGCCTCCGTCGAGAAGACGGCCGAGGCGCTCGTGGGTGCCGGCATCCAGGCGCTGCCGTACCACGCGGGGCTCGACGCGAGCGTGCGCGCCCGCAATCAGGCGCGCTTCCTGCGCGACGACGGCATCGTCATGGTCGCCACGATCGCGTTCGGCATGGGCATCGACAAGCCTGATGTGCGCTTCGTCGCCCACCTCGATCTGCCCAAGTCCGTCGAGGGCTACTACCAGGAGACCGGGCGTGCGGGGCGTGACGGACTGCCCTCGACCGCGTGGCTCGCCTACGGCCTGCAGGATGTCGTGCAGCAGCGGCGCATGATCCAGGAGTCCGAGGGCGACGCCGCGTTCAAGCGCCGCGCCTCACAGCACCTCGACGCGATGCTCGCGCTGTGCGAGACGGTCGAGTGCCGTCGCGTGCAGCTGCTGAACTACTTCGGGCAGGAGTCCGGCCCGTGCGGCAACTGCGACACGTGCCTCAACCCTCCGGAGGCGTGGGACGGCACCGTGCCCGCCCAGAAGCTGCTCTCGACGATCGTGCGCCTGCAGCGCGAACGCAATCAGCGATTCGGCGCCGGTCACCTCATCGACATCCTCCTCGGGCGCGAGACGGATCGCGTGCGCAGCCAGCGCCACGACGAGCTGCGCACCTTCGGCATCGGCACGGAGATCAGCGAGCAGGAGTGGCGCGGTGTCGTGCGGCAGCTGCTCGCGCAGGGCCTCCTCGCCGTCAACTCGGACGGCTACGGCACGCTCGTCATCACCGAGGCCTCCGCTGCGGTGCTCGACGGCTCGCGTCCCGTGAAGCTGCGGCGGGAGCCCGAGAAGGTCGCGAAGACCGCGAAGCGCAAGGCAGGGGCCGAGCTCCCCGAGACGGCGCAGCCGCTCTTCGAGGCGCTGCGCGCGTGGCGCGCGGATGTGGCCCGCGAGCAGGGTGTGCCCGCCTACATCGTCTTCGGCGACGCGACGCTGCGCGGCATCGCCCTCACCGAGCCGACGAGCATCGAACAGCTCGGCGAGATCTCGGGCGTCGGCGAGAAGAAGCTCGAGGCCTACGGCGAGGCCGTGCTCGCGGTCGTCGCGAACGCGGCCGCCGCCCCCGCGTAG
- a CDS encoding amidohydrolase, which yields MTYADLVFTGGSVFTATTVRSLTHSVAVTDGRIVAVGHDVDDLVGPATEVVDLRGRMLVPGFQDAHVHPISGGLELLRCDLNAGRTEEDYVRIVASYADAHPDAEWILGGGWSMSVFPGGTPTAAALDRAVSDRPVFLTNRDGHGAWVNSRALELAGIDARTPDPADGRIERDAAGNPTGTLHEGAMSLVDRLLDPTSDDEMLAGLLRGQEHLHSYGITSWQDAIIGAYADLIDGGPTYVRADREGLLTGRVVGALWWDRTQGLEQIPSLVEKRAAYRSARFSATSIKIMQDGVAENFTAAMLEAYHDGHGHPTDNSGISFVPPEILNEAVPQLDELGFQVHFHAIGDRAVRQCLDAVERSIERNGRWDNRHHIAHIQVIHPDDVPRFRTLGVAANMQSYWATLEPQMIELTLPFLGEQRSAWQYPFGDLQRAGAVLAAGSDWSVSTPDPLAAIHTAVNRTAAPGHEDGDYEPFLPHQAIDLATSLTAYTAGSAWVNHRDHDTGTIEVGKLADLVVLDRDPFDGPADQIGATRVLQTFVDGARVYAAPDA from the coding sequence ATGACCTACGCCGATCTCGTCTTCACGGGTGGTTCCGTGTTCACCGCCACGACCGTCCGCTCGCTCACCCACAGTGTCGCGGTGACGGACGGACGCATCGTGGCCGTCGGTCACGATGTCGACGACCTCGTGGGCCCCGCGACCGAGGTCGTCGATCTGAGGGGGCGGATGCTCGTCCCCGGCTTCCAGGACGCGCACGTGCACCCCATCTCGGGCGGACTCGAACTGCTGCGCTGCGACCTCAACGCGGGTCGCACCGAGGAGGACTACGTGCGGATCGTCGCCTCGTACGCCGATGCGCATCCGGACGCGGAGTGGATCCTCGGCGGCGGGTGGTCGATGTCGGTGTTCCCCGGCGGCACGCCGACCGCCGCCGCACTCGATCGGGCGGTGTCCGACCGACCCGTCTTCCTCACGAACCGGGACGGGCACGGCGCATGGGTGAACTCCCGCGCGCTCGAGCTCGCCGGCATCGACGCCCGCACCCCGGATCCTGCGGACGGCCGCATCGAGCGCGACGCGGCGGGCAACCCCACCGGCACACTCCACGAAGGAGCGATGTCGCTCGTCGACCGCCTGCTCGATCCGACGAGCGACGACGAGATGCTGGCTGGTCTGCTGCGCGGCCAGGAGCACCTGCACTCCTACGGGATCACGTCGTGGCAGGACGCCATCATCGGCGCCTACGCCGACCTCATCGACGGCGGCCCCACCTACGTGCGCGCCGATCGCGAGGGCCTGCTCACCGGCCGTGTCGTCGGGGCGCTGTGGTGGGACCGCACGCAGGGCCTCGAGCAGATCCCCTCGCTCGTCGAGAAGCGAGCCGCATACCGCAGCGCACGGTTCTCGGCGACGAGCATCAAGATCATGCAGGACGGCGTAGCCGAGAACTTCACCGCCGCGATGCTCGAGGCGTATCACGACGGCCACGGGCACCCCACCGACAACTCCGGCATCTCGTTCGTGCCGCCCGAGATCCTGAACGAGGCGGTGCCGCAGCTCGACGAGCTCGGATTCCAGGTGCACTTCCATGCGATCGGCGACCGCGCGGTGCGGCAGTGCCTCGACGCCGTCGAGCGCTCGATCGAACGGAACGGGAGGTGGGACAACCGGCACCACATCGCGCACATCCAGGTGATCCACCCGGATGACGTTCCCCGCTTCCGCACTCTCGGCGTGGCCGCGAACATGCAGTCGTACTGGGCGACGCTCGAACCGCAGATGATCGAGCTGACGCTGCCGTTCCTCGGCGAGCAGCGCAGCGCCTGGCAGTACCCCTTCGGCGACCTGCAGCGCGCGGGCGCGGTGCTCGCGGCGGGAAGCGACTGGTCGGTCTCGACCCCTGATCCGCTCGCCGCGATCCACACCGCCGTCAACCGCACGGCGGCGCCCGGTCACGAAGACGGCGACTACGAGCCGTTCCTGCCGCACCAGGCGATCGACCTCGCCACCTCGCTCACGGCCTACACGGCGGGCTCGGCGTGGGTGAATCACCGCGACCACGACACGGGCACGATCGAGGTGGGCAAGCTCGCCGACCTCGTGGTGCTCGACCGCGACCCGTTCGATGGCCCGGCCGACCAGATCGGCGCGACGCGCGTGCTGCAGACCTTCGTGGACGGAGCGCGCGTCTACGCGGCGCCTGACGCCTAG
- a CDS encoding ABC transporter permease → MTRRARVSLTDRLLPVWAALVFLFLFAPIIVIVVYSFNTGRLLSSFDGFGIEPFLALWNKPVLADAVMVSLRTGFIAALLATLLGTLAGIALARRPGPWAWWFTGLLVLVSVTPEIVDAISLLPWLVFLGQDLGIPLFNDGTTRLVIGHSLFSTAVVTYIVRARLVGLPANLEEASADLYAPPLRTFWKVTLPLAMPAVLAGLLLSFTFSLDNTVVSSFVQVSGSTPWPVYVLSALRSGLRPEIAAVSTIMFLLTLVALAVVAVVLRRSGDSSTDIARTIAGS, encoded by the coding sequence ATGACCCGCCGCGCTCGCGTCTCCCTCACCGACCGTCTGCTGCCGGTCTGGGCGGCGCTCGTCTTCCTGTTCCTGTTCGCCCCGATCATCGTGATCGTCGTCTACTCGTTCAACACCGGACGCCTGCTCTCGTCGTTCGACGGCTTCGGCATCGAGCCGTTCCTCGCCCTCTGGAACAAGCCCGTGCTCGCGGACGCCGTCATGGTGTCGCTGCGCACCGGCTTCATCGCGGCACTGCTCGCCACTCTCCTCGGCACGCTCGCCGGCATCGCGCTCGCCCGCCGTCCGGGCCCGTGGGCGTGGTGGTTCACCGGGCTGCTCGTGCTCGTGTCGGTCACGCCCGAGATCGTCGACGCGATCTCGCTGCTGCCGTGGCTCGTGTTCCTCGGCCAGGATCTCGGCATCCCGCTGTTCAACGACGGCACCACGCGCCTCGTGATCGGCCACTCGCTGTTCTCGACCGCCGTCGTCACCTACATCGTGCGGGCGCGGCTCGTGGGGCTCCCCGCGAACCTCGAGGAGGCGTCAGCGGATCTCTACGCGCCGCCGCTGCGCACCTTCTGGAAGGTGACACTGCCGCTCGCGATGCCCGCGGTACTCGCGGGTCTGCTGCTGTCGTTCACGTTCAGCCTCGACAACACCGTCGTGTCGTCGTTCGTGCAGGTCTCGGGATCCACCCCGTGGCCCGTGTACGTGCTGAGTGCGCTGCGCAGCGGTCTGCGCCCCGAGATCGCCGCCGTCTCCACGATCATGTTCCTGCTCACCCTCGTCGCCCTCGCCGTCGTCGCCGTCGTGCTGCGCCGTTCGGGCGACTCGTCCACCGATATCGCCCGCACCATCGCGGGCAGCTGA
- a CDS encoding ABC transporter permease — protein sequence MPKLRAPGFALAIPAWAWLVVFFIAPVGVVFWYSFGYKPGLFGTHANDILSLDRYAEVLTPTFFQVFLSTMGIALTGTALCFLIGAPVAYWMAVKAPVNRRGLLLALVLVPYWTNFLVRTIGWQVILAPEGWLSKMAQAIGLPAFDILYTREAVLLGVVYNYLPLMILPLFVAFDRVGEPLREASRDLGAGRWRTLFRVTLPIAMPGVIVGALLVYIPLMGDYITATVLGGAKGNMVGQMVAAQFQTAQNWALGSAMAVTLIIVIVLSAAAVGALLWLVTMPVRRAHRLVLDEVPA from the coding sequence GTGCCTAAGCTCCGCGCGCCCGGCTTCGCCCTCGCGATTCCCGCGTGGGCGTGGCTGGTCGTGTTCTTCATCGCGCCGGTCGGCGTGGTGTTCTGGTACAGCTTCGGCTACAAGCCGGGGCTCTTCGGCACGCACGCGAACGACATCCTGTCGCTCGATCGCTACGCCGAGGTGCTCACGCCCACCTTCTTCCAGGTGTTCCTGTCGACGATGGGCATCGCCCTCACGGGCACGGCGCTGTGCTTCCTCATCGGTGCGCCCGTCGCGTACTGGATGGCTGTCAAAGCTCCCGTGAATCGCCGCGGGCTGCTGCTGGCGCTCGTGCTCGTGCCGTACTGGACGAACTTCCTGGTGCGCACCATCGGGTGGCAGGTGATCCTCGCGCCCGAGGGCTGGCTGTCGAAGATGGCGCAGGCGATCGGCCTGCCGGCGTTCGACATCCTGTACACGCGGGAGGCGGTGCTGCTGGGGGTGGTCTACAACTACCTGCCGCTCATGATCCTGCCGCTCTTCGTGGCGTTCGACCGGGTCGGGGAGCCGTTGCGGGAGGCGTCGCGGGATCTCGGCGCGGGACGCTGGCGCACCCTGTTCCGGGTGACCCTGCCGATCGCGATGCCGGGCGTCATCGTGGGCGCGCTGCTCGTGTACATCCCGCTGATGGGCGACTACATCACCGCGACCGTGCTCGGCGGCGCGAAGGGCAACATGGTGGGCCAGATGGTGGCCGCCCAGTTCCAGACCGCGCAGAACTGGGCGCTCGGATCGGCGATGGCGGTGACGCTCATCATCGTGATCGTGCTCTCTGCCGCGGCGGTCGGGGCGCTCCTGTGGCTCGTCACGATGCCCGTCCGCCGCGCCCACCGTCTCGTCCTCGATGAGGTGCCCGCATGA
- a CDS encoding spermidine/putrescine ABC transporter substrate-binding protein: MERPNDVRILASRASVPIVSRELSRRGFLSVAAGAGTVALLAACTPEGGAKPGAQATGGALEDTLSIYTWGDYDAPEVLEGFTSGQGPRIVLDSYGSNEEMIAKLVAAKGTSGYDIIVPTGVFIPQLIENGLLLKLNKDLIPNLEHMDPAYLSRDWDPSNDYSICKAWGTTGFVYDKTVITRELKTWNDFLDAAKNEASGRTSVLDDPVEITGIYYWANGIDWDTTDPAHIDAAEEYLLTELAPHLAAFDSYPGGAAIPQATMALMQVWNGDARLGIMESPDPDRWQWVLGSPTTELWMDNWAVLASAPHPEAAHAFLNYVLDPEYAIAQIDYIGYHTGSANIEQMAEEAGLELLDMVFFTPEQLETMKDGEINEAQERNVEIWNKLKAAAGA; this comes from the coding sequence ATGGAACGTCCGAACGATGTCCGCATCCTGGCCAGCCGGGCCTCCGTGCCGATCGTCTCGCGGGAGCTCTCGCGCCGCGGCTTCCTGAGCGTCGCGGCCGGTGCCGGCACCGTCGCCCTGCTCGCCGCGTGCACGCCCGAAGGCGGAGCGAAGCCGGGCGCCCAGGCCACCGGCGGCGCACTCGAGGACACCCTCTCGATCTACACCTGGGGCGACTACGACGCCCCAGAGGTGCTCGAAGGCTTCACCAGCGGCCAGGGTCCGCGCATCGTGCTCGACTCGTACGGCTCGAACGAGGAGATGATCGCCAAGCTCGTCGCCGCCAAGGGCACCTCGGGCTACGACATCATCGTGCCGACCGGCGTCTTCATCCCGCAGCTCATCGAGAACGGCCTCCTGCTCAAGCTCAACAAGGACCTCATCCCCAACCTCGAGCACATGGACCCCGCCTATCTGAGCCGCGATTGGGATCCGAGCAACGACTACTCGATCTGCAAGGCGTGGGGCACCACCGGATTCGTCTACGACAAGACGGTCATCACGCGCGAGCTGAAGACCTGGAACGACTTCCTCGACGCCGCGAAGAACGAGGCGAGCGGCCGCACGAGCGTGCTCGACGACCCGGTCGAGATCACCGGCATCTACTACTGGGCCAACGGGATCGACTGGGACACCACCGACCCTGCCCACATCGACGCCGCGGAGGAGTACCTGCTCACCGAGCTCGCACCCCACCTCGCCGCGTTCGACTCGTACCCGGGCGGCGCCGCGATCCCGCAGGCGACGATGGCGCTCATGCAGGTCTGGAACGGCGACGCGCGCCTCGGCATCATGGAGTCCCCCGACCCCGACCGCTGGCAGTGGGTGCTCGGCTCGCCCACGACCGAGCTCTGGATGGACAACTGGGCTGTGCTCGCCTCGGCCCCGCATCCGGAGGCCGCTCACGCGTTCCTGAACTACGTGCTCGACCCCGAATACGCGATCGCACAGATCGACTACATCGGCTACCACACGGGTTCCGCGAACATCGAGCAGATGGCCGAGGAGGCCGGCCTCGAGTTGCTCGACATGGTGTTCTTCACGCCCGAACAGCTCGAGACGATGAAGGACGGCGAGATCAACGAGGCGCAGGAGCGCAACGTCGAGATCTGGAACAAGCTCAAGGCCGCCGCTGGTGCCTAA